The Juglans microcarpa x Juglans regia isolate MS1-56 chromosome 8D, Jm3101_v1.0, whole genome shotgun sequence genomic sequence AAATGTGAAAGCTTTAAACCTATAATAACAGAGCTCAGAGCATAGGGTCGTTGATTTAGCCTGTCAATTTTGACGGATATTGTTTGCGGATTATATATCTGGCAAACACTCAGCCATGTTTTAGAAGTCTaccattttcatataaataaaaatgcttgaAGAAATCAAGAGGCATGACTTTTTCCAGCAACTTTTAAATCTGTTTGGTTTCtccatttatttcttattctttcgACAGTCGATATAAGAagtgttttatcttatcttattttatcattataattttttaaaatttttatataaaatataataaataatttaattttttcaaatttcaaaacaataataatattaaaaaataatattctaataatattttatttaactttttactttcatcttatctcatctcaactcactatctaaaccgcGCCTAAAAAGATTTGAATCCTCCCAACTATATTATCTCTCGAATTTTCCCCCAAACAAAGGGCATGTTGATTTTGTTGGTCCCTCTTCCAACTTACGCTAAGCAATGACGTGCCAAAGGTCCCTTTCTTCCCCACAAAAGACTTTCTCTTAGTGGTAGTTATTTGGACAGCAAAACAGAAATTATTTGACCATtacctaataataataatagttaaagCTGGGAATGATATAGCATATACCCCAAGATTTTAATCACCACCACCATCCCCATAAGAAAATTGGCATTTAACATGATTCGGCAATGCAACTATATCCATAACATGGGACGGTCGGGAGATGGCGAAAGACGAGTGAAAATTATTTGATCACAAATGAGTAAGAATAATGTgtagtttagatagtgagttgagatgaaagttaaataaattattattagaatattattttaaaatttgaaaaaattgaattgtttattatattttgtgtgggaatttgaaaaatttgtaatgattagataagatgagatgaactgAAATCAATTCTGAATTCAAACGGGACCTAAAAGGCAATAAAAACGAGTAAATGATTAAGAATTTACGTGATTCAATATTGAAACTTATTTCGAATTACAAAAAAGATTcagctataaaaatataaagattacAAAGCTCTAAATCACTATTTATTGCCATGAATATAAAGAGAGAGGCCTCCTTATACAAGTAGTTCCCCTTCGAATTTGATGTTTGCCTTTTATTTGTGAGTGTCTGGTTTTTCTCGTCTTTACACCTTTTAAATGCATGGGCTAGAATTGTCGCCCTAGCACCTTAAGCTAAGAATTTCAACAATCAcgttaatattcaaataaatattaggggttttttaaaataaatttagtattTGATTTTATCTAAATCTCTTTTGTAAGCGTTTTAAAGgtctatattaatattaaaatatagaaCATTGAATCAATTTTGTTAGTAAACTTTGTATGTTAGTCCGAGGCCTAGGATCCCTTGAAGTGTCCTATAAAGTAGACTTGGAATTTCTCGAATTACCCCGAGTTATCCCGTATGGATTCAATTAAGGGTATGTTTGAGATTACAACTGTTCTCAAActactttattactattcataaatgaTCAGAGAtactcttaacatccaaacggaaCCTAATTGAACACGTAACATAATATCACTTTAGCACTATGCTATCAAAACAAGCTTCAAGATGTGAAATGGCTCAGTAGCTACTGTTCATCTCAAAACATGAAACACATTAAAGAGGGTTCAGAACTGCATAGAAACCACAAATGAAAAACTTCCATCTGAACAAAATTGCAGCACTTAAAAGGTATATGAATCAGATGAGCACAGTAATACAATATGGCGTGCTCATAAATTGTAAAATTGAAAGTTTCAAGGCTACATTGGGACATACATAGAATGGATGCGGCATCAAAGTTGCATTAACATTTCCTGTTAGAATGAATTCTGTTCAGATATATTACAATGCTTCTTTTAACATGGTGAAGTCAATTTGACATGAAAATCCTACCGAAATGCAAAACAAGGAGAGCCCCACCTTGCAGGACAGAATAAACAATGCATAAGAAGTGTACCACCATCAAAACGTGGCATATAGCTGGTTCCCAAAACCTTTGGAACTCCAAGAAATAGAGCTTTGCAGAGTGTACACACCCCGGTGTGCGGGGTTGATTCAGAAGCAGCACTATTCAGTTCCTTTGACATCATCTGCAAAAGCCAATTCGCACACGAGAGCAAAATGGTCGCTGCCCCATTTCTGCAAATTTACATTGATACTTCATGAATCCAGCCTTATACGGAGACCACAGATCATGTAACAAGCTCACATCATTTATAACTGCATATATTTAAATGGCTAGCCTCGTCTGTTAGACGAAAGATAATATAGGCCAATCATCATTCAGTGATGTCACAAACAATTTGCATAAAAAACTACAAAACCCTAGATGAATAGCATGTGCTGAATTTGGTGTATATCCATGCAAAGTAATCCCTGTGTTGTAACATGACTGCCTGGCCTTTAGGACCCCAAACCATTACTCGTAGTATCAAAAACAAGTAACCAGACACTGTAACACTCATCCTATTAGAAGATATCATGTCATTAAATATTAGTgcttatataagtaattttaataGCATGACATTTTATGATAGGTTGGAAGTACCACATCAGCCATACTTCCGGAGTACTTAATAAttttccctaaaaaaaaaaaaaaagagctactAGACATCATTTATGATATCTTCTCCTTTCCACCTATTAGCTGAAATTTCATGTTGCTTACACTTCGTtgaattaaagacaaaaatgagGTGGTCCAGGAAATTGAAATTACTATCACTCTCCACCAGCTGTTCCTAGTACAACCCCTGTGTCTTACGCACGTAAAAACTATAGAGCATACTCTTCCAAAAGTCCTGGAGAAGAATTGTGACTGATGCAGAAATGGTCAAATCCGAATGCTCTCAATTAAACTTAGCTTATAATTGCATAATTGAGTTTGTGAATGATACAGAAATGGccatatcaaaaaaaaaaaaaaattgtgaccGATGCAGAAATGGCCATATACAAATccccttgtttttcttttttttgaagaattaagatgctaaaataaaaattgttaccAATTTAAAAAATCTCCCATAATATTGCAAGAGAAGtatctcaaacaaaatattcacataatttaattatgacGTGATAGATCAAGCTCAGTAGTTACAGAGATGAAAGGTACCTCACTTGGGAGCCCTCCACTTCTTCTTAAACTATTAATGGGTAAGGTCTCGAGAACTCTCACAGGAACAAGTTCTTCTGTATGCCTGTGTTGATCAAACACATCATTAACAAAATTTTCAGAGGAAAACATggtattatataattttgtttttttggtaaaaTTGAACTACCAAATATAATCAACTGTTCCCATAAACTTAGAGTGGTATGACGTTGCCAAGGGTTCCCCATGATTATCTCTAGTTCTAGAGCTTCCCTGCATCATTTAAGTACGGATTACgataaaaaacagaaagaaatacacaaaggaaaatatttagcaGAACAGGAGACAAATTTCTTCTTTAAGGAGATTGCAGTATTCATGGTCTCACTTGGGTCAGGCATCAACCTCAAGATTCATCAAGTACATATCTACTTCCCTTGAATAAGTAAATTGCAATATCCCGACAGAACTTGAAAATTTGCCCTATACAAGATATTATGAGAAGATACAGGCTTCTTACAGGAACCCCAATATATGCACTGCAGAGCTTTAATTGGTGTTGAACATGGGTGACTCCTCCAATACCAGTTGCAAGCCTTAATTCTTTATCACTCCATCTATACAACAATGGCTTCGGGATGGGCATCCAAGCACCACGTCTGATATAAACCAATCAAATTATAGTAACCGTGATAGTGATGACAAATAACATGAATTGCTTAATATTTACCACCATGCTATAAACATTGAAGATGCAATGGAAACCTGCCTTGTATTTTATTAAAGTACACTTccatgaaaaatacaaaagggTGAAGGATTAATGCCTCTTCATAAttctgttcatatttaagagtGAACCTTTTTTTCCACCTGCTGGGTCACTCCAGCCGCTGGCAGTGGGCGAGAGACTCAGAACCGCAGTTTCTTTCCAAAGAACaggatacatacatacataaatatgtacacacacacacacacacacacacacacacatacacacaagcAGATGCTCTCCTTTGATATATTACaatgcttttttatttatagttatggAAAACACCCCCATTCTAAATTTCAAAGGATCTCATTTATTTACATATCTGATTAGTGTGctcaatttaattatatatttatttgaacatTTAGGTGCTAAGATGAAAAGGAACTTAGAgattaaattgttttaagtccATGTCGCATCAATTTAATGACCAAGAATCCAAGATCAATCGCCAGGAATTCCAGAAAATACCTGGCTGCATTCTCATTCTGAAATCTGAAGTCTCTACACTGAGATGCATATTCAAGCTGTCCTGAAATTTTCCTGCGGTCATGTAGTTGGACGTCCAACTGCAAAAATTACAGCAACTTAAGCAAGTCATATAAGACCCCCCCCAACTGGCGTAGACAACTCAGGCTGTCCCAGGAATGTGGAAACATAAACATACAAGGATTACTGGCTTGACCAACTAGAAGAACGAGAACTCACCTCTGATGAGGCCAGAAACTGATAAATTGGACTCTGGCCACAGgatgaaaagaaaacttaagATATAATAAAGTGATAATGAAATTTAGATTTCGCATTGTATCTCAAATTGGAAACTGTTTGATCAATAATGTCCTTGCTAGATCTCACCTGCGGAATGCTATTTAGATCCCCTCCAATTACTACTGGGATGTCACCCCATTGCCGTGATAGTTTGTAAGCTCTTTCAAGAAACATTCGGACCTACAGCATTGTAGATTGGACGCTAACATACTCCCACAGTCAAAATAAGAAGCATACAGAGATCTGattgaaaatcaaaatatccttGTTCTTTTCTAGTAAGTTGATGCAACGGAATATCATGGCATCACAACCATGAGTTCAAAGATACAATTTGACGctatttccattcccaaaaaaagggagaacaaattaaggaaaaaaaaaaacagacacaCAGGTATTTGCACACACAGCACATATGTACAAGCAGAGAGGGGAAAGGGAACTATAAACCCTTGAGAATCTTATAAACTGAAAACATTCTACAGGAATTTTGCCTCTTTTGCAGTGAGTAAAACAGTTAGTACCTGACCTAGCTTGATGTCTCCACGATTTGGGTTGAAGAGTACATGTATATTTCCAACCAGTAATCTTCGATTTCGAATGGGCGGAGACCTATCGTTGTGTGCTTAAGTCAGTGATTAAAGTGGCAATATGTTCTCCTAAATAACATAGACAACAGACTAACATATTGATTTGTTATGACAAATTATGTACAGCATTTGAGGAAAAATCACACGTACATatatcaatcttttttttttttaaaaagtaaatcttatgaataataatagtttaaaacAGATTACATATGAAATAACACCTTGCTTCATATAATCAGCAAGGTATGTCAAACAGTATGAGTGAACAAGAAGGCAAAATTCTTGTAGAAATTTTGTggtgcagatttttttttttttatctctcgaGCATGCAAGAAAAGTTTACCTTCAGGTTAAACTGTCAACGACAAAGCAAAAAGTAACTTTGTTCATCGATTCAAAAACTACATTTTCCAGCAGCAAAACTTCTTCAGGATATGTACAGGTGAGGGTTAAATTGTGttcctttatatttttataaaggatgGGTTGAAGGTTTCTCCCATAATATATTATCCTTAGACTCTAGGGGGTTCTCAAAGCAGGCTCAGTAGAAGACTttccagctttttttttttctttttttttttttacttattttgtttGAACCAGTTCTTTTCAATAACTTACATTTTTAtaagaagaataaattaaaatagaaagcATAAAATGGTGTAAAATGATAGAGACACACATGAGATTCGTCTCTTCTCAGTTCAGCCCCAATGAAGTAAGATATCAAATTTCACAATGCTCATAATTTTTCCTCAGTTGTATGAGATTTTTTATGCATATACACAACAAATACAggcataaaaaatataacttacaTGGATGCTTGGGTATATTTGGACTCTGATTGATTCTGAATCAGCTGTGTATGAAAAAagagaatataaatatataaaaaccgttacataaaaaaaaaagtataacaTCTAAAAGGAAAACATATGACCAAACTGAAGCATAAAAGGATTTCCTGCAACAAGAAAGCAAGTAAAGTAGAATAATACAAAAGATATCAcagaaataaaagtaaatataaggacaaaaagtaaaaagaattgGATGATGCCAGAGTGTCTACATGCATTTCTCAGCAAACTGAGAAACACCATTTATATTTAAGAACCATAGCCCATAAAGTTACATCAAAGCATCAGGCCATAAAAGTAAACCATCGGAAGAgattatacaaatta encodes the following:
- the LOC121242594 gene encoding carbon catabolite repressor protein 4 homolog 5 is translated as MTRGHHQKPPPEPSNSRVANQTKRKHRHADAEESHCSDKNSNRTKKHRSGIVSGLEIQTLIPDSPLILPNCNRFDHLSSSLRKRRKKRVRNSRATEVTYRKWVSSSRDFSDCKDKLVIVSYNILGVNNASNHPDLYCKVPPEFLEWDQRKILIHEEINNYNASILCFQEVDRFEDLDDLFQTEGFVGVYKARTGEAYDGCAIFWKDKLFTLLHQENIEFRSFGLRDNVAQLCVLELIQNQSESKYTQASMSPPIRNRRLLVGNIHVLFNPNRGDIKLGQVRMFLERAYKLSRQWGDIPVVIGGDLNSIPQSPIYQFLASSELDVQLHDRRKISGQLEYASQCRDFRFQNENAARRGAWMPIPKPLLYRWSDKELRLATGIGGVTHVQHQLKLCSAYIGVPGSSRTRDNHGEPLATSYHSKFMGTVDYIWHTEELVPVRVLETLPINSLRRSGGLPSEKWGSDHFALVCELAFADDVKGTE